One segment of Macrotis lagotis isolate mMagLag1 chromosome 1, bilby.v1.9.chrom.fasta, whole genome shotgun sequence DNA contains the following:
- the LOC141509724 gene encoding myeloid cell surface antigen CD33-like: MLLLLLILQYLEGSLPQESKYNLVAPTSETAQVGQCIQVLCSVSYPPLRDFPIFGYWFREGAISTRDKAVATNDPEWPVEEETRGRFHLIGDPMKKNCSLNIKNIQKRDSGRYFFRIQGKGSVRYDYKSNMVTVSVKGLTQMPDIYIPETLEPEHPVKAICIVPSVFMCGTPPILSWTGTILFSQESSRESIYFSELTITPRSQDHGSNLTCRMTLPGAKVSTERTVQLSVTYRNDIFTFSKGILLGAGIMALLALCIILALVNFLRKKKVVDSDPQNSKEVDINQDSEGVPLDHHRGPRLPLNNPDPQEPSEEIYYASINFRSP, encoded by the exons ATGTTGCTGCTGCTCTTGATATTGCAATATTTGGAAG GGTCCCTGCCCCAGGAATCAAAATATAACCTGGTGGCACCAACATCAGAGACAGCACAAGTGGGACAATGCATCCAGGTCCTCTGTTCTGTCTCTTATCCTCCACTTCGTGATTTCCCGATTTTTGGATACTGGTTCAGGGAAGGAGCCATCAGTACCAGGGACAAAGCTGTGGCAACAAATGACCCAGAATGGCCAGTGGAGGAGGAGACAAGGGGGCGATTCCATCTTATTGGGGATCCAATGAAGAAGAACTGCTCCTTGAACATCAAGAACATTCAGAAAAGGGACAGTGGGCGATATTTCTTTCGGATACAGGGAAAAGGGTCTGTGAGATATGATTACAAAAGTAATATGGTTACTGTGAGTGTGAAAG GTCTGACCCAGATGCCAGACATCTACATTCCAGAGACCTTGGAACCTGAACACCCAGTCAAAGCAATTTGCATAGTTCCCTCAGTCTTTATGTGTGGGACACCCCCTATTTTGTCTTGGACAGGGACTATCCTTTTTTCCCAGGAATCCAGTAGGGAATCTATCTATTTTTCTGAGTTGACCATCACCCCAAGATCCCAGGACCATGGTTCTAATCTTACCTGTCGAATGACCCTTCCTGGGGCCAAAGTAAGCACAGAGAGAACTGTCCAGCTCAGTGTTACCT ATAGAAATGATATATTCACATTCTCCAAAGGAATACTCTTGGGAGCTGGGATCATGGCCCTTCTTGCCCTATGTATAATTCTGGCACT TGTGAACTTTCTGAGGAAGAAGAAGGTGGTGGATTCAGACCCCCAGAACAGCAAAGAAGTGGATATCAATCAGGACTCTGAAGGGGTCCCTTTG GATCACCACAGAGGTCCCAGGCTGCCCCTGAATAACCCAGACCCCCAAGAACCCTCAGAGGAGATTTACTATGCATCTATTAACTTCAGAAGTCCTTAA